CTAGTTGAGAACTGCCCCTCCTGACTGCCCTTGCAGAGAACCACACTGGGCTTCTGAGGTGCAAGCCTTGACCCACTAGCAGGCCCAGGGGCTGCAGCTGTGACAGGGgatgggcctggggcaggggatgggcctggggcaggggatgggcctggggcaggggctgcagctgTGACAGGGgatgggcctggggcaggggatgggcctggggcaggggctgcagctgTGACAGGGgatgggcctggggcaggggctgcagctgTGACAGGGgatgggcctggggcaggggatgggcctggggcaggggctgcagctgTGACAGGGgatgggcctggggcaggggctgcagctgTGACAGGGgatgggcctggggcaggggatgggcctggggcaggggctgcagctgTGACAGGGgatgggcctggggcaggggctgcagctgTGACAGGGgatgggcctggggcaggggctgcagctgTGACAGGGgatgggcctggggcaggggatgggtctggggcaggggatgggcctggggcaggggctgtaGCTGTGACAGGGgatgggcctggggcaggggctgcagctgTGACAGGGgatgggcctggggcaggggctgcagctgTGACAGGGgatgggcctggggcaggggatggCACTGCTTTGAGATTTTCATCCTCAGCAGGACCCTGGCCAACTCTGGGGGGCAAAGAGACTGACAGAGAAGAGTTCAGAAGAGTTGGGGCTACAGGTAAGAGACCTGGATGGGGATGTGCTGTGGGTGGGAGGGGTTTAGGGGTGTGTGAAGAGGACGTAAGGGAGGGGCTTGAGGAGGGCACGCAGCTGCGAACCTCTGCAGCTCGCTTCCCTCTGTCAGAGCCGCCAGCCACCTGGCCTTGCAGGGATCCTCTCCCTTCTCTAACACTGTGGCCCTCTTGCTCCTTTGTCCCTTCAGGCCCTGAACTGAAGAAAAGGTGGTCTCCAGAGCCGTTAGCCCCAGCCTCACCCGCAGTGCTGGCCTCTGTGGTCCCCTCCCCTTGGGACAAGGGTCGGTGTCCCCCCTGTGGCCCCTCTTGTGATAGGCCCATGGAGCCTGGGGCCTCGCTGAAGCTCCCGGTGACAAGGACCTCCCTCCTCACCCGGGGCCAACCTTCCACGGAGGCTGGGGACCTCTGAGACTCCCTGGGGGCCAGGGTCCCAGCCTCCCTGCTCTCAGTAGCTTTGACTCCTGAGTCCAGAGCTAGGACTGGGGCTGGTTGGGGGCTGCTCTTCCCAGGCCCCCTCTCTGAGACATCCATCGGGGGACTAGTCTTCAGGGTGTACGATGGGGGCAGCTCCTGGGGCAAAGGGAGCCCCTGGGAGCCCGCGGGGAGGCCACTGGCTCCACCCACAGAATCCCACACACTCACCACAGTGCCCAGGGACAGGGGGTCCAGCCTTGGGGAGCGGCAGGTTCTCTCTCCTGAGCTGCGGTCCACCTGCCACCGGCGGCTGCCTGGGCCCCTCCCCAGTGAGCCAGGTGACGCCACACCTTGCTGCCAGGGGCTGGTGTCCCGTTGCACCATGTGGACGAGGGCCTGGTGAGCTGGTGCCTTGGCTTGGACGCCTCCTGCTTCTACCTGCACCTCCACTTCTCCGCCAGGACTCCGGGGGGTGAAGTGTATCAGGAGGGGGGCAGACGTCCCCTCTGCTTTGCTC
This genomic stretch from Phocoena phocoena chromosome 11, mPhoPho1.1, whole genome shotgun sequence harbors:
- the LOC136130687 gene encoding MAGE-like protein 2, with protein sequence MTQGVLEADSPGWGWDGDGDEDWDGVVLTLLALAVVAATALALHWFGSGQDQEAAGPASTAPRPSQVGGPGTALPPKSKVSGGVEGHSPGQEKPHPPGRGQGSPAAAGAQDQEPPRGEGLAATATPPLKTPGEVASGGALGQQRGNATPEAPRGKGREPRRPGAALLGQSKAEGTSAPLLIHFTPRSPGGEVEVQVEAGGVQAKAPAHQALVHMVQRDTSPWQQGVASPGSLGRGPGSRRWQVDRSSGERTCRSPRLDPLSLGTVVSVWDSVGGASGLPAGSQGLPLPQELPPSYTLKTSPPMDVSERGPGKSSPQPAPVLALDSGVKATESREAGTLAPRESQRSPASVEGWPRVRREVLVTGSFSEAPGSMGLSQEGPQGGHRPLSQGEGTTEASTAELARVLLRMKISKQCHPLPQAHPLSQLQPLPQAHPLSQLQPLPQAHPLSQLQPLPQAHPLPQTHPLPQAHPLSQLQPLPQAHPLSQLQPLPQAHPLSQLQPLPQAHPLPQAHPLSQLQPLPQAHPLSQLQPLPQAHPLPQAHPLSQLQPLPQAHPLSQLQPLPQAHPLPQAHPLSQLQPLPQAHPLPQAHPLPQAHPLSQLQPLGLLSGGAVLN